One genomic window of Leptospira perdikensis includes the following:
- a CDS encoding glycosyltransferase family 2 protein: MKKKKSISFVIPCLNEEKTLPLVLEKLVTIQRDYKNQYDIEILVSDNGSKDKSIVIAKKFGATVVSALEKGYGSALDTGIRSAKGEIIVFADADDTYDFLESPALIEKQIETNCDMVIGSRLDGKIHTGAMPFLHRYLGTPVINWIINLLYAKKTKIHDSNSGFRCFKKESYLKWNVKSKGMEFASELLIKALINDSTMYHVPVSLYPDKAGRIPHLRTWRDGMRHLLRILFYAPHLFERVGISIFFVAWSQLIVSVFVGKVITISGVNLYGLHSMVLFSFFSILGLSFWGTGLLIATKQPRISRIYQSILSMEEDRLFFVLLSGFGIIVLAVIWIFLQWQKSGFVFINFEREFIVATNLSLALFIFGLQAVTAHIIKRD; the protein is encoded by the coding sequence ATGAAAAAAAAGAAATCAATTTCCTTTGTCATTCCTTGTTTAAATGAGGAGAAGACCCTTCCTTTGGTTCTAGAAAAACTAGTAACCATTCAGAGAGATTATAAAAACCAATACGACATTGAGATATTAGTATCCGATAACGGTAGTAAAGATAAATCGATAGTTATTGCAAAAAAATTTGGTGCAACAGTAGTTTCTGCTCTAGAAAAGGGATACGGATCCGCTCTTGATACAGGAATTAGGAGTGCCAAAGGTGAAATCATTGTTTTTGCTGATGCAGATGATACATATGATTTTTTGGAATCTCCCGCACTCATTGAAAAACAAATCGAAACAAATTGTGATATGGTCATTGGTTCTCGGTTAGACGGTAAAATTCATACTGGAGCCATGCCTTTTTTACATCGTTACTTAGGGACCCCTGTAATTAATTGGATTATCAATTTACTTTATGCTAAAAAAACAAAGATTCATGATAGTAATTCTGGATTCCGTTGTTTTAAAAAAGAAAGTTATTTAAAATGGAATGTAAAAAGTAAGGGAATGGAATTTGCATCAGAACTTTTGATCAAAGCTTTGATCAATGATTCTACTATGTATCATGTTCCAGTTTCCTTGTATCCTGATAAGGCTGGAAGAATTCCTCACTTACGTACATGGCGCGATGGAATGAGGCATTTATTGAGGATTTTATTTTATGCTCCTCATCTATTTGAACGAGTAGGTATTTCCATATTTTTTGTTGCATGGTCTCAACTTATTGTTTCTGTATTTGTAGGAAAGGTAATCACCATATCCGGCGTTAATTTGTATGGATTACATTCTATGGTATTATTTTCCTTTTTTTCAATTTTGGGTTTGAGTTTTTGGGGAACTGGACTTCTGATCGCAACCAAACAGCCGAGGATTAGTAGGATATATCAGTCAATTTTATCTATGGAAGAAGACCGACTTTTTTTCGTATTGTTAAGTGGTTTCGGAATCATTGTTTTGGCGGTCATTTGGATATTTTTGCAATGGCAAAAATCTGGTTTTGTTTTTATTAATTTTGAACGTGAATTTATTGTTGCAACTAACCTCAGCTTGGCTCTGTTTATCTTTGGTTTGCAAGCTGTGACAGCACATATCATTAAAAGAGATTAA
- a CDS encoding LA_3751/LA_3752 family putative glycosyltransferase, with product MSFPRRLFIYFLLLLIPIFYRWKWNDNTVFVSSDPEIKYYQVIHNLEGGPAEDCYFPAKDLGFDTSMIPFGYPWAFFLKDGNCVFQYPVLFSWIQKILITISSKKWITYIPILFFFFNFYLLDRILTRYEKRGFVILVAVLCIQCLTPIFLSALDYSELTLTNFFFLSAILSFLEFQEEKRFRYGVLLAVAIVFNFQLRPESTIALIFFLGIGFGLDPNKWKLTKNLIPYILLCLLVQIVFFYWNHQVYGHILGMRGLNTVTDMGSGAIQRNLIREWLADLWGNEFKIGIFKGYPILFLGLIVLCWERKSEIFPFLFSGLLFIFLLPILSPYRAGVDIFGMRYYESGIYLLMLGVFLSFAKREYTLLYFLILLPFLYFSYKSDSRAIKQWSSSAKLYHQIMKQIDSLEPDLIVQRGLSLSYLVGDSYIKYPQVAVYSNEDWEKVETILGNQKMKILYLQWEGNKLVNEEFPSTIWKEKFDINFELKPVVYKIQSKHSLAHFKGFLLEKQK from the coding sequence ATGAGCTTTCCCAGAAGGCTGTTTATCTATTTTCTCCTTCTACTAATTCCCATTTTCTATAGATGGAAGTGGAATGACAATACTGTATTTGTTTCTAGTGACCCTGAAATTAAATACTATCAAGTCATTCATAACCTTGAAGGTGGTCCTGCTGAGGATTGTTATTTTCCAGCTAAAGATTTGGGGTTCGATACTTCCATGATCCCATTTGGATACCCATGGGCTTTCTTTTTGAAAGACGGAAATTGTGTATTTCAATACCCAGTATTGTTTAGCTGGATTCAAAAAATCTTAATTACCATTTCATCCAAGAAGTGGATCACTTATATTCCCATTCTATTTTTCTTTTTTAATTTTTATCTTCTGGATCGAATATTGACTAGATACGAGAAGAGGGGATTTGTAATATTAGTTGCCGTTTTATGCATTCAATGTCTAACTCCGATTTTTCTTTCTGCTTTAGATTATTCCGAGTTAACACTAACCAATTTTTTCTTTTTATCTGCAATATTATCCTTCCTTGAGTTTCAAGAAGAAAAACGCTTTCGTTACGGAGTCCTTCTTGCGGTTGCCATTGTTTTTAATTTCCAACTTCGTCCAGAATCCACAATTGCCCTTATTTTCTTTTTAGGGATTGGTTTTGGACTGGATCCTAATAAATGGAAGTTAACAAAGAATCTCATCCCATATATTCTTCTTTGTCTCCTAGTACAAATAGTCTTCTTTTATTGGAATCATCAAGTGTATGGTCATATACTTGGAATGCGAGGATTAAACACAGTGACCGATATGGGATCTGGAGCGATTCAAAGGAACCTGATTCGAGAATGGCTTGCGGATTTATGGGGTAACGAATTTAAAATTGGAATTTTTAAAGGGTATCCGATTTTATTTTTAGGTCTCATTGTATTGTGTTGGGAAAGGAAGTCCGAGATTTTTCCCTTTTTGTTTTCTGGTCTGTTGTTTATATTTCTTTTACCAATTTTATCACCTTACCGAGCAGGTGTGGATATATTTGGAATGCGATATTATGAAAGTGGCATTTATCTTCTAATGCTTGGTGTTTTTTTATCCTTTGCTAAAAGAGAATACACACTTTTATATTTTTTAATTTTATTACCTTTTCTTTATTTCTCTTACAAATCAGATTCAAGGGCCATCAAACAATGGTCATCTTCTGCTAAGTTATATCATCAAATTATGAAACAGATCGATTCACTAGAACCAGACCTGATTGTCCAACGTGGACTTTCTTTGTCTTATCTAGTTGGTGATAGTTATATTAAATATCCACAGGTCGCTGTTTATTCTAACGAAGATTGGGAAAAAGTTGAAACGATTCTGGGAAATCAAAAAATGAAAATTTTATATTTACAATGGGAGGGAAATAAACTCGTGAATGAGGAATTTCCTTCTACTATATGGAAAGAAAAATTTGATATTAATTTTGAACTAAAACCGGTCGTTTATAAGATTCAGTCTAAACATTCGCTGGCTCACTTTAAAGGTTTTCTTTTGGAGAAACAGAAATGA
- a CDS encoding LA_3751/LA_3752 family putative glycosyltransferase, whose product MKKILNWMNHLQLAITNPKVIISVLVFCVGFLIFKRIGWDSGLGPLMQSDSQIKLYQTLEYKERGINSHQCFSKYHDFDSDFRFYPFRYPWAYFTTEVNGQRTCVFQYPSFFAQFFSLFPIPYRAYNAVILLLYLFLSCSVVLFLRSIFAIKKVEYLGLAGLLFLVGYAVSSAIEFSESIPAHLLLLSFFYSVFRLESTAKSSIVRDFFFGFCGGVAIFLRSESVIYIGFLGLVVLYYNRSQLLLFVKKYCPLVFGLVFALVLFGYYNYNEFQEVLGVRSKVSFDDFSRLLFKERIHLVFEFFFGDTNRIGFLFYCLPIVSLVIYSVLKVNLTYLQKVMIVSAILSFFSVVFLSPYSSGGLYLGLRFTEFSYLIISIFVISLLSTVTLPRERQIILLLILLQIGFGLYHVRRNFKTIDYVKKYHDIFQEKLEKYPNAPVVHLSTFDLLLISDSFLKKPHWIANRQTEFSDLELKFLSSNVKHFQVFVYNFKPPKDDNVTQEFYENWVDTKYEINSKYYKKVSDEEIAGFRLMFWEKN is encoded by the coding sequence ATGAAGAAAATTCTAAATTGGATGAATCATTTGCAGTTGGCGATAACGAATCCAAAAGTCATTATTTCTGTTTTAGTTTTCTGTGTTGGTTTTTTGATTTTCAAACGGATTGGATGGGATAGTGGACTTGGTCCTTTAATGCAGTCGGATTCTCAAATCAAACTCTATCAAACATTGGAATATAAAGAGAGAGGAATTAATTCTCATCAGTGTTTTTCCAAATACCATGACTTCGATTCGGACTTCCGGTTTTATCCCTTTCGTTATCCATGGGCTTACTTTACTACAGAAGTTAATGGTCAGAGGACCTGTGTTTTTCAATATCCAAGTTTCTTTGCACAGTTTTTTTCCCTATTTCCTATTCCCTATCGCGCTTATAATGCCGTTATACTTTTACTTTATTTATTTTTGAGTTGTTCTGTTGTATTGTTTTTACGTTCGATTTTCGCGATAAAGAAAGTAGAATACTTAGGATTAGCAGGGCTTTTGTTTTTAGTCGGATACGCTGTATCAAGTGCTATTGAATTTTCAGAGAGTATCCCAGCTCATCTGCTTTTACTTTCTTTTTTCTACTCCGTTTTTCGTTTGGAAAGCACAGCGAAAAGTTCTATTGTCCGCGATTTCTTTTTTGGTTTTTGTGGGGGAGTTGCGATTTTCCTACGTTCCGAATCAGTAATATATATCGGATTTTTAGGTTTAGTTGTTCTGTATTACAATCGAAGCCAGTTACTATTGTTTGTAAAAAAGTATTGTCCACTTGTTTTCGGTTTGGTTTTCGCTTTGGTTTTATTTGGTTATTATAACTATAACGAATTCCAAGAGGTTCTTGGCGTTCGAAGTAAGGTTAGTTTCGATGATTTTTCTAGATTACTTTTTAAAGAAAGAATTCATTTAGTTTTTGAATTTTTCTTTGGCGATACCAATCGTATTGGTTTTTTATTCTATTGTTTGCCTATTGTGTCTCTGGTTATCTATTCTGTTTTAAAAGTAAATCTAACATATCTGCAAAAAGTAATGATTGTATCCGCGATTCTTTCATTTTTCAGTGTTGTTTTCCTTAGTCCGTATTCTTCTGGAGGATTATACTTAGGTTTACGGTTTACAGAGTTTTCTTATCTTATTATTTCGATTTTTGTTATTTCATTACTTTCGACAGTGACCTTACCGAGAGAACGTCAAATCATTCTTCTTCTGATATTGTTGCAGATTGGATTTGGGCTTTATCACGTTCGGCGAAATTTCAAAACAATTGATTATGTTAAAAAATACCACGATATCTTTCAGGAGAAATTAGAAAAGTATCCGAATGCACCAGTGGTTCATTTGAGCACTTTTGATTTGTTGCTTATATCTGATTCATTTTTGAAAAAACCACATTGGATTGCAAATCGGCAGACCGAATTTAGTGACTTAGAATTAAAGTTTTTGAGCTCTAATGTAAAACATTTTCAAGTATTTGTTTATAATTTTAAGCCACCGAAGGACGATAATGTCACTCAGGAATTCTATGAAAATTGGGTAGATACGAAATACGAAATTAATTCTAAGTATTATAAAAAAGTTTCTGATGAGGAAATCGCCGGGTTTCGTCTGATGTTCTGGGAGAAAAATTGA
- a CDS encoding glycosyltransferase family 39 protein — translation MKQQNFTFHRYRFELGILLVLAIGVFLRLYQLDRQSLWGDELYSVYGSSLSSWSDFWIYLAEDPHPPLFQILLSYWIRFLPKFTEFSIKLFPVSISILNLFVLWILTQSWEKPKRFVFLFLISLSPGAIYYAQEVRSYSLLLCLSSIILVLFVNLDNKTSQRFRFISLVITSILVSYVHLFGFIFVGSLYFVFWLRFLWKRDEQTRWVFLLGLLTFLAFIPFLYQLMNGTKIATASWIDPPSLLLYLAYYSLFFYTSKKFLFLTVIVPILVFFYWIFKDIRGWKGSDTSERFSSSQTFLFVAFCIVISTSLFSLFKPIVTNRNWIVTLPLIYYFVADHLKVAVERWYTIVVLIFLTLFSLIDFKKNYYFVFKEDWRGAAHFIANNCEPPVLFSDSYPEYLSLYLSWDGHKEFSPVLTGADLEISQSKICVVKRFLGGNGLGLPSSVAMEKVGQSLFYGFTIEEYKKK, via the coding sequence TTGAAACAACAAAATTTTACATTTCATAGATATCGTTTCGAATTAGGCATTCTATTGGTTTTAGCTATTGGGGTTTTTCTTCGACTCTATCAGTTGGATCGCCAAAGTTTATGGGGTGATGAACTTTATTCAGTGTATGGCTCTTCTCTTTCTAGTTGGTCTGATTTTTGGATCTATCTTGCAGAAGACCCTCACCCTCCTTTGTTTCAAATTTTACTTTCTTATTGGATTCGATTTTTACCAAAGTTCACCGAATTTTCGATAAAGTTGTTTCCGGTTTCTATTTCTATACTGAATTTATTTGTGCTTTGGATTTTGACTCAATCTTGGGAAAAACCAAAAAGATTTGTATTTTTATTTCTAATTTCTCTTTCGCCAGGGGCAATTTATTATGCTCAAGAAGTTAGATCTTATTCGCTTCTACTTTGTTTGTCCTCGATTATCCTTGTTTTATTCGTTAATTTAGATAACAAAACCAGTCAGCGATTCCGATTTATCTCTTTAGTTATTACTTCTATCTTAGTTTCTTATGTTCATTTGTTCGGCTTTATTTTTGTCGGAAGTTTATATTTTGTGTTTTGGTTACGGTTTCTATGGAAACGAGATGAACAAACTAGATGGGTTTTTCTTCTTGGTTTATTGACTTTTTTAGCCTTTATTCCTTTTTTATACCAGTTGATGAATGGTACAAAGATTGCTACTGCCAGTTGGATTGATCCTCCAAGTTTGCTATTGTATCTCGCATATTATTCTCTGTTTTTTTATACTTCAAAGAAGTTTTTATTTCTGACAGTGATTGTTCCTATTCTCGTATTCTTTTATTGGATATTTAAAGATATTAGAGGTTGGAAAGGTAGTGATACTAGTGAAAGGTTTTCTTCTTCACAAACATTTCTTTTCGTAGCTTTTTGTATTGTAATTTCTACAAGTCTATTTTCTTTATTTAAACCCATTGTTACCAATCGAAATTGGATCGTAACACTTCCTTTAATTTACTATTTTGTGGCGGATCATCTCAAGGTTGCTGTCGAGCGTTGGTATACCATTGTTGTGTTGATTTTCTTAACTCTTTTTTCTCTTATTGATTTCAAAAAGAATTACTATTTCGTATTTAAGGAAGATTGGAGAGGGGCAGCTCATTTTATTGCAAACAACTGTGAACCCCCAGTTTTATTTTCTGATTCATATCCGGAATATCTGAGTTTGTATTTAAGCTGGGATGGTCATAAAGAATTTTCTCCGGTTCTGACTGGTGCAGATTTAGAGATTTCACAATCAAAAATCTGTGTCGTTAAACGTTTTTTAGGTGGAAATGGTCTTGGGCTTCCTTCATCCGTTGCGATGGAAAAAGTTGGACAATCTTTGTTTTATGGTTTTACTATAGAGGAATACAAAAAGAAATGA
- a CDS encoding acyltransferase family protein, whose protein sequence is MIGKILQYVGSIFVKKSFEYENLNGIRAFSILSVVIFHVWVTVKPIINDSPEWLSLLLSSLSSGVDFFFLLSGFLIYGGLRREYESKGVVSISDFFIKRSLRIFPAFYFALAVLYFFKSYQLSKFNPALIQDPNAAAMFEEIRIGLANVWVDALYLTDIFHVPVVYNGGWSLSIEEHFYLILPFFCVFFFFKINFSFRLYFYGLCFIVALLIRYLVSFPDPNMDAVYLLYCRFDSILYGMLVYELYHRYPWSQIQILGKTIFFWILLLLSCSLIVWMHQIDSGSAFAIVFRPSIVSIGFGILMYLSFFNRTILNLFSFPIFRPFARLGYTAYLWHIIVIPLVAKKITPLVIREPSLVSVFIAIFWVILNTFLISWIVYLIIELPFLRWKERLVHPVKI, encoded by the coding sequence ATGATAGGAAAGATACTTCAGTATGTTGGCTCGATTTTTGTAAAGAAATCATTTGAGTATGAAAATTTAAATGGAATTAGGGCTTTTTCAATTTTATCAGTTGTTATATTTCATGTTTGGGTTACAGTTAAGCCAATTATCAATGATTCACCTGAGTGGTTATCATTACTTCTGAGTTCTCTTTCTTCGGGGGTCGATTTTTTCTTTTTACTTAGCGGTTTCCTGATTTATGGAGGTCTCAGGCGTGAATACGAAAGCAAGGGTGTAGTTAGTATTTCAGATTTTTTTATCAAACGAAGTCTTCGTATATTCCCAGCATTTTATTTTGCTTTAGCTGTTCTATATTTTTTTAAAAGTTATCAACTATCAAAATTTAACCCAGCATTGATTCAAGACCCAAATGCAGCTGCAATGTTTGAAGAAATTAGAATTGGCCTAGCGAATGTTTGGGTGGATGCCTTGTATTTGACTGACATTTTTCACGTGCCAGTTGTTTATAATGGCGGTTGGTCTCTGTCGATAGAAGAGCATTTTTATCTAATTTTACCTTTTTTCTGTGTTTTTTTCTTTTTTAAAATTAATTTTTCATTTCGACTTTATTTTTACGGACTCTGTTTCATTGTCGCGTTACTTATTCGCTATTTGGTTTCCTTTCCTGATCCAAATATGGATGCTGTTTATTTGTTATATTGCAGATTTGATTCTATTCTCTATGGTATGTTGGTGTATGAATTATACCATCGGTATCCTTGGAGTCAGATTCAAATATTAGGAAAGACCATTTTCTTTTGGATTCTTTTGCTTCTTTCTTGTTCTTTGATTGTATGGATGCATCAAATAGATTCTGGTAGCGCATTTGCTATCGTCTTTCGACCCTCCATTGTTTCTATTGGATTTGGAATTTTAATGTACCTGTCTTTTTTTAATAGAACGATTTTGAATTTGTTTAGTTTTCCTATATTTCGACCATTCGCTAGGTTAGGTTATACAGCATATCTTTGGCATATCATCGTAATTCCTTTGGTTGCGAAAAAGATTACACCATTAGTAATTCGTGAACCAAGTTTGGTTTCAGTATTTATCGCGATTTTCTGGGTTATTTTAAATACATTTCTAATTTCTTGGATTGTTTATTTGATTATCGAACTTCCGTTTTTAAGATGGAAAGAAAGATTGGTCCATCCGGTTAAAATTTAG
- a CDS encoding glycosyltransferase family 2 protein, translated as MKYYLEERKNPNLLSIIIPCYNEESALPFLKERLTQLLKLLSMKTEIIFVNDGSTDETIFQLVDWSKVDSRIQVVSLSRNFGHQIAVTAGMDYAKGDAVVVMDADLQDPPEVILEMLSKYREGYDVVYGQRLARSGESFFKKTTAWAFYRVMKILVHKDLPLDSGDFRLISRRCLDALNGLRENHRFLRGMNAWIGFPQTPVYYNRDPRVAGETKYPLQKMLKLAMNAAVSFSPLPLRFSLGLGIVVAIIGFGVGVYALFRAFQHFILKMPIVYNPGWATIVTLICLIGGSILISIGILGEYIARIFEESKGRPLYVVEFVKGGNPKTRK; from the coding sequence ATGAAATATTACTTAGAAGAAAGAAAAAATCCGAATTTATTATCTATCATTATTCCTTGTTACAATGAAGAGTCTGCTCTTCCGTTTCTAAAAGAACGGTTAACCCAACTTTTGAAACTCCTTTCAATGAAAACAGAAATCATTTTTGTCAATGATGGTAGTACGGATGAAACTATTTTTCAATTAGTTGATTGGTCCAAGGTCGATTCAAGAATTCAAGTTGTGAGTCTTTCTCGAAATTTTGGCCACCAAATTGCCGTAACAGCGGGAATGGATTATGCTAAAGGTGATGCTGTTGTTGTTATGGATGCTGATTTACAGGATCCACCCGAAGTGATTTTAGAGATGCTCTCCAAATATCGAGAAGGATATGATGTTGTATATGGGCAAAGACTGGCTCGTTCTGGGGAATCTTTTTTTAAGAAAACGACTGCTTGGGCTTTCTACCGAGTTATGAAGATTTTAGTTCATAAAGATCTTCCGTTGGATTCTGGAGATTTTCGTCTGATTTCGAGAAGGTGTTTGGATGCCTTAAATGGATTACGTGAAAACCATCGGTTCTTACGAGGAATGAATGCGTGGATTGGTTTTCCACAAACTCCTGTGTATTACAATCGTGATCCACGAGTTGCGGGGGAAACAAAATATCCTTTGCAAAAAATGTTAAAATTGGCGATGAATGCAGCAGTTTCTTTTTCTCCATTACCTTTGCGGTTTAGTTTGGGTTTAGGAATTGTTGTGGCAATCATTGGTTTTGGAGTCGGTGTTTATGCACTTTTTCGAGCCTTTCAACATTTTATTTTAAAAATGCCAATTGTTTATAATCCAGGATGGGCCACCATCGTGACATTGATTTGTTTGATTGGAGGATCTATTTTGATCTCAATCGGAATTTTAGGTGAATACATTGCTCGGATTTTTGAAGAATCAAAAGGACGTCCTTTGTATGTGGTTGAGTTCGTGAAAGGTGGAAATCCGAAGACCCGAAAATAA
- a CDS encoding LA_3751/LA_3752 family putative glycosyltransferase, with product MKTGILWIFFILVVFYSIEYTQPRYSLFQDSHDKAVQTYSIWQNHFLSDNLYYPAKAFDPNLEFFHLAKNLYIKTNEKLVSAFPIQFAYLLAPFLFVLPISFLPYTSLLFLLLTFFFLKRYYHFSLLLITISFFGTFLWPLSWEYSELPAIFAFSTIALYPFLKKGSSVSFQLISGVFLAWIIIVRLDTLPFFGIFFLSHLYFYLKRNGFQQLQSYLKSYSAFLLSTIVFLILYLSINQSLYGHFLGTRFLANSSGFSAGFSKRLQWFLSLLFYSNRKIGFFGYLPFAFILFTVYWYKYKTISDSKKILLIATSLTLLIIPFIAPNDGFNNWGPRFYTILIFPYLYLLKPFFGYYYQKRKKLFFSFLLTFGLFTFSLGILGAKLQKSKTNLEKKFAPILTEVKPDILVLQDYLNFYTCGSYYFDHIVIVSYTTDLNSKLLNRILTTNPNSKIAFITWNPVLFSKEMKEAINEDKRKSGYPISEWEEGKLETQMRLITSDFQILDRQTYRIWTGTVKSK from the coding sequence ATGAAAACCGGGATCCTTTGGATTTTTTTTATTTTAGTAGTTTTCTATTCTATCGAATATACCCAACCACGTTATTCACTCTTTCAAGACAGCCATGACAAAGCAGTACAAACCTATTCTATTTGGCAAAATCATTTTTTGTCGGATAATTTGTATTATCCGGCAAAAGCTTTTGATCCTAATTTAGAGTTTTTCCACCTTGCAAAAAACTTATATATCAAAACTAACGAAAAGTTAGTTAGTGCCTTCCCCATCCAATTTGCTTATTTATTGGCACCCTTCCTTTTTGTATTACCAATTTCATTTTTGCCATACACTTCTCTGCTTTTTCTTCTTTTAACTTTCTTTTTCTTAAAAAGATATTATCATTTTTCTCTTCTATTGATAACAATTTCCTTTTTTGGAACCTTTCTCTGGCCACTCAGTTGGGAGTATTCTGAATTACCGGCGATATTTGCCTTCTCTACTATTGCTTTATATCCTTTCTTAAAAAAAGGAAGTTCGGTATCATTTCAATTGATCAGCGGTGTTTTTCTCGCTTGGATCATCATAGTAAGATTAGACACATTACCTTTTTTTGGCATTTTTTTTCTTAGCCATTTATATTTTTATCTAAAAAGAAATGGGTTTCAGCAACTTCAGAGTTATCTAAAATCCTATTCTGCATTTTTACTATCGACTATAGTGTTTCTCATTCTTTATTTATCGATCAATCAAAGCTTATATGGACATTTTTTAGGTACTCGATTTTTAGCAAATTCAAGTGGATTTTCCGCTGGTTTTTCAAAAAGATTACAGTGGTTTCTAAGTTTATTATTCTATTCGAATAGAAAGATCGGCTTTTTTGGATACCTACCTTTCGCCTTCATTCTGTTCACAGTCTATTGGTACAAATACAAAACCATATCTGATTCCAAAAAAATTCTCCTAATTGCAACATCGTTAACACTTCTCATCATACCATTCATTGCACCTAATGACGGGTTTAACAATTGGGGGCCCAGGTTTTATACAATTCTAATTTTTCCGTATCTTTACTTATTAAAACCTTTCTTCGGCTATTATTATCAGAAAAGGAAGAAATTGTTTTTTTCTTTTTTACTCACCTTTGGTCTTTTTACCTTTTCGTTGGGAATCCTTGGTGCGAAGTTACAAAAGTCAAAAACTAACTTGGAAAAAAAATTCGCGCCGATTTTAACAGAGGTAAAACCTGATATTCTTGTATTGCAGGACTATCTAAATTTTTATACATGTGGAAGTTATTATTTCGATCATATTGTAATCGTTTCTTATACAACAGACCTAAACTCAAAACTATTAAATAGAATTTTGACAACAAACCCAAATTCAAAAATTGCCTTTATCACCTGGAATCCAGTTCTATTTTCGAAGGAAATGAAAGAGGCAATCAATGAAGACAAACGGAAATCGGGATATCCCATTTCTGAATGGGAGGAAGGCAAATTAGAAACTCAAATGCGATTGATAACTAGTGATTTCCAGATTTTGGATAGACAAACCTATCGCATTTGGACGGGAACTGTAAAATCAAAATAA